The Mauremys reevesii isolate NIE-2019 linkage group 1, ASM1616193v1, whole genome shotgun sequence genome segment tggaaggagggtcccaactatgggaaggtttccctctgctcccatcgactgctctacttccctgggcccttcttcctcctcaacagcacaggagctgtctaagcggaggtgggacaattctacagtgtcccggaaggcctcatcaacatacctctctgcctccctcagctcctccagttgcgccaccctggcctccaaagtccgtacatggtctctgagggtcaggagctccttgcaccgactgcacacatacgccacccgcccacagggcaggtaatcatacatgcgacagtcagtgcaataaactggatagcccccactctgctgctgggcttctgcctgcattgtctcctagttagtgaaagggtggtttaaaggaagaggttttgaatgtagtttggtttataggttttagggggggaCCACGGGgacggggttagggctggcgaggggctcccactcccttcccactccccttctaaactcccttgcgaaactccctgttagcagcccctggtcgcttgtgcgcggctttataaaaccctggcctggcctgagtgaatgccccgcccactgattaaggctcagccattaccagaggcttcgagctttcaaacctgcctccaactgccagccagagcacacggtccctcaaacaaccaaacaaccaaacagactgacaaacacaagctcagcacacagcaagtaacccccaaacacaaacaaacacacactacagacagtcacttaccccacagatgctgtattagctcctccttcacctggagaactcccttgcgaaactccctgttagcagcccctgttcgcaaaaaCAGAGCACCCACATCTTTCAAGCAGCCTCCAGCCCTGCCTATGTAGCTACCATCTGCCCAGCAATCCCTCTAGACAGGTTAATACTGAGCTGGTTGCAGTTTGCACTTGCAGGCTGCTTGATGGTAATGGCCATGGACTTAGTTTTACCTGGTTAATAACCAGACTAATGCACCTGGCTTCTTGCCCAGCCAGAGCAGCGCTCAGCTGCAGCGGTTCACAGTGCTACACCTGCACTTGCCACTGAAGTGGACGGAATTACAGACCCTTGAGTGTTTGTAACTGGCACCTAGGGCGGGATGCACATTAGAagtggcagagagagggaggcgtgtgtgtgtggggaggacgGGGCGGGGTtagaaaggaaaggagagaaaaggaacCAAAATGCatggaggggggtgggtgggacgaAATCCAGTAGAACAGGgattccctgcctcttccattctGGGGAGCACTTTCCCAGGGAGAGACAAATCCTCTCCCTGACCCCAAACCAGCACTGCCTGGTTCAGGAAATGTTTCCTTCAGGGATTCTGGCTGGATCAGTCTGGGAACTGGAGCACTTGGAGAAACACTGAGGGCAGAGGAGAGTGGGCCACATTAGGGGGAAGAGCAGATCTTGTGGACACCTCCCTGCAGGTTTGGGATCACCCTGCTCCACTCCCGGTCCACTCCCAGTCCCCTAGCATCCGTGCACCAGCTCCAGGTTTGCTGTCACAGCCCCACTCAAGCTCCCACACCCGGACACCTGCCAGGCAGCCGTGTTTGGGTCCCACACACTGGACCCAGGTGTTTTTGAGTTGGAGCAGGGTTCAGGCCCTACTCTAAGTCTGGTTTTATAGGCCCACTCTTGGGGTGCACCTTCTATTCTAGCACCTCCCTCTGGGAGAAGAGACCTGCACGCCAAGTGCCAAAGACATAAGGATACAGATGGTTCATACAATCAAACATGAGTTAATAGGTGTGACAGACGGTCAGAAAGGGTTATGCAACCAGAAGGCTTATTGACCCAAATTCAacctttaaagacatattagaGAAGTTtataaatggtaattagggctaTTCTTCATAAATAGCAATGTAAATGGGAAGtggaatagagctttgaaatgcaaacctgtattgttagagaattagaggtaATACTAATTTTATGTGTTTACTtatatcttgttagatgttaaTCATGTAAACATAATTTTACATATTCCACGTTACATACCAGCACCCCTCTTAAGATTCCTAATTTTCACTCTATATGTTTCAGGGCTAATCTAAAATTGTTTCAATTTACAATAATTTATTCTAAAGCACCATCATTTGGCATTTTATTGACTATATCCAGTGCTTTACCAGTTAAATCAGCAACTATAGTGGGCATCTTCTGGTCATCAGGAATCTTATGAACCACATGCAACCTCTCAAAGGTAGTCAAGTATTCAGCAATATCCCCTGCCTCATTGTATGCAGGACACAGCTGTTCCCATTTGAGGATTTTTGGAGAGCTGGGAATCAGTGGAGTGGGAAGGTTCTGGTTCTGCTTTTCTAGGAAGTCCAAATGGTGATTCcgtgctctctctttctcctcagtTTCTTGTTGTTTTGGTTCCATAGCCTTTGTGTGTTCATCCTCTTCTCTGgcagcctctgctgggtttaGCTGCAAAATTCTCCAATGTTCTTTTTCTACTGCCTGAAATCTGAATAGCTCCGATTTCACAATCATTTTGCTGTTTTCACTCATCTTGGTGCTTTCCTGTCTGTGTGTCCTtttcccaaaataagcaaacagaaaataacaaacagaTAACCTCTTTGACTgatctccagccaccacacttaaaatctcacttaaaatctctacaCCAGTGTAAGAAGTGCAAATCT includes the following:
- the LOC120396999 gene encoding uncharacterized protein LOC120396999 isoform X2, coding for MHNFVVLSEICTSYTGVEILSEILSVVAGDQSKRLSVCYFLFAYFGKRTHRQESTKMSENSKMIVKSELFRFQAVEKEHWRILQLNPAEAAREEDEHTKAMEPKQQETEEKERARNHHLDFLEKQNQNLPTPLIPSSPKILKWEQLCPAYNEAGDIAEYLTTFERLHVVHKIPDDQKMPTIVADLTGAANREFRKGVLQVKEELIQHLWVTSTR
- the LOC120396999 gene encoding uncharacterized protein LOC120396999 isoform X1, whose protein sequence is MHNFVVLSEICTSYTGVEILSEILSVVAGDQSKRLSVCYFLFAYFGKRTHRQESTKMSENSKMIVKSELFRFQAVEKEHWRILQLNPAEAAREEDEHTKAMEPKQQETEEKERARNHHLDFLEKQNQNLPTPLIPSSPKILKWEQLCPAYNEAGDIAEYLTTFERLHVVHKIPDDQKMPTIVADLTGAANREFRKGVLQVKEELIQHLWAQPLGECHGCRQLQSCSSIEQWVPQLQRSEAKCGGLRKTEELWADVFNARGLQQLLRIKISSEDILNLQLPPSALCQFWQLSCWEHIARVKVQQVLKWAHRGMPQYSH